TGACATGGGTGAAAACAGAAAAGACCGCCAGCGCGGCTGTCTGATCGGTCTGGCAGTTGGGGATGCGCTGGGAGCTGCCGTCGAATTCAAGCCGCCCGGAACTTTTCCTGCGGTGACGGGGTATCGGGCCGGCGGTCCGCATGGTCTTGATCCGGGGGAATGGACCGATGATACGAGTATGGCCCTGGCGCTGGCGGACAGTATCACCGCGTCGGGGTGGGATTTGGACGATCAGGCTCGGAGATACGTTTCCTGGTGGAGAAACGGCGTCTATTCCGTGAACGGGAAATGCTTCGACATCGGAATCACAACGCGAGCCGCCCTTGCCCGCTTCGAACGACACGGAGCAGGGCGATCTTCCGGTGATCCTGCAAGCAGCGCCAGTGGCAACGGTTCGATCATGCGACTCGCACCTGTGCCGATTCGATATGCGGAGCTGTTCCCGGCAACTATCGAAGAGTTGATCCGGCTCGCAGCAGATTCCAGCTTACCCACCCACGCGAGTCCGCAGTGCCAGTCCGCATGTCGATACATGGCTCTCATTCTGGCGGGATTGATTCATGGACTCGACCGCGAGGAGGTCCTTTCACCGAACTGGGAGCCGTTGGCCCGCTTACGGGTGATGAGTCCCCTGCATCCCGAGATTGATGCGGTCGCCTCGGGAAGCTTTCGGGGACTCCGACCGCCAGCCATTCAGGGAAGCGGTTATGTCGTGAAGAGCCTTGAAGCCGCCCTCTGGGCATTTCACGATGCGAGCAGCTTTGAGGAAGCAGTTCTCAGGGCCGTCAACCTCGGAGACGATGCTGACACAACAGGAGCTGTCTGCGGTCAGATCGCCGGAGCCTGCTGGGGGGAGACCGGCATTG
This sequence is a window from Rubinisphaera margarita. Protein-coding genes within it:
- a CDS encoding ADP-ribosylglycohydrolase family protein translates to MGENRKDRQRGCLIGLAVGDALGAAVEFKPPGTFPAVTGYRAGGPHGLDPGEWTDDTSMALALADSITASGWDLDDQARRYVSWWRNGVYSVNGKCFDIGITTRAALARFERHGAGRSSGDPASSASGNGSIMRLAPVPIRYAELFPATIEELIRLAADSSLPTHASPQCQSACRYMALILAGLIHGLDREEVLSPNWEPLARLRVMSPLHPEIDAVASGSFRGLRPPAIQGSGYVVKSLEAALWAFHDASSFEEAVLRAVNLGDDADTTGAVCGQIAGACWGETGIALQLRDGLKKREMIEQALSGLLSLYAE